One window from the genome of Natrialba magadii ATCC 43099 encodes:
- a CDS encoding acyl-CoA dehydrogenase family protein, translated as MATLLRDAVQLTESQQLVRSSIGDICADFDHEYWRTRAETGEYPHKFVDELVEHGWMGILVPEAYGGAGMGTQETVVMMEEIAANGGGFSAAQAVHGGVYNSVPIVEYGGEDLKSNLLPRVADGEASIQAFGLTEPNAGSNSTAIETRAEASQDGDEYVINGQKIWTSRVDVSDYLVLVARTTPLENVEKRTQGISMFLVDLEDAYDQDALDIESIPKSASDFVHSYELWFDDLRVPAENLIGVEGEGFYQVLDGLNEERLVIAAECLGLGRLALERAVQYATDREVFGNPIGSNQAIQHPLAEAYARLQAAKQLTYNAADRAASDENVDLGAYANAAKFLAADAAYQAADAAVQTHGGFGIATEYDVERYFREARLTRLVPITQQLALNYLGEKVLGLPRSY; from the coding sequence ATGGCTACACTTCTGCGTGACGCAGTACAGCTTACCGAAAGCCAACAACTCGTCCGCTCGAGCATCGGCGATATCTGCGCTGACTTCGACCACGAATACTGGCGCACGCGCGCTGAGACGGGCGAGTATCCCCACAAGTTCGTCGACGAACTCGTCGAGCACGGCTGGATGGGGATTCTCGTTCCTGAAGCGTATGGCGGCGCTGGCATGGGAACCCAGGAGACGGTCGTGATGATGGAGGAAATCGCCGCGAACGGCGGCGGCTTCAGCGCGGCTCAAGCGGTCCACGGCGGCGTCTACAACTCCGTGCCGATCGTGGAGTACGGCGGCGAGGACCTGAAATCGAACCTGCTCCCGCGAGTCGCCGACGGCGAGGCCTCGATTCAGGCCTTCGGACTAACAGAACCGAACGCCGGCTCGAACTCGACGGCGATCGAGACGCGCGCTGAGGCGAGTCAGGACGGCGACGAATACGTCATCAACGGCCAGAAAATCTGGACCTCTCGGGTCGATGTCTCGGATTATCTCGTGCTCGTCGCACGCACCACGCCACTCGAGAACGTCGAGAAACGAACCCAGGGTATCTCGATGTTCCTGGTGGATCTCGAGGATGCCTACGATCAGGACGCCCTGGATATCGAGTCGATTCCGAAATCGGCGAGCGACTTCGTCCACTCCTACGAACTCTGGTTCGACGACTTACGCGTGCCCGCGGAGAACCTTATTGGCGTCGAGGGCGAGGGCTTCTACCAGGTGCTAGACGGGCTCAACGAGGAGCGACTCGTGATCGCCGCCGAGTGTCTCGGGTTAGGACGGCTGGCACTCGAGCGCGCGGTCCAGTACGCGACCGACCGCGAGGTGTTCGGCAACCCGATCGGCTCGAATCAGGCGATCCAGCACCCGCTTGCAGAGGCCTACGCGCGGCTGCAGGCAGCGAAGCAGTTGACGTACAATGCCGCGGATCGGGCGGCCTCAGACGAGAACGTCGACCTGGGAGCGTACGCGAACGCGGCGAAGTTCCTTGCGGCCGACGCGGCGTACCAGGCGGCCGACGCGGCGGTCCAGACCCACGGTGGGTTCGGCATCGCGACGGAGTACGACGTCGAGCGGTACTTCCGGGAGGCCAGACTGACGCGGCTGGTGCCGATCACCCAGCAACTTGCGCTGAACTATCTGGGTGAGAAAGTGCTGGGGCTGCCGCGTTCGTACTGA
- a CDS encoding MaoC family dehydratase gives MTDDTETDSDSDSNPNQNESTDKQLISGWHGRYYEDFDVGDVYKHPFGRTVTETDNVWLTNVTMNLNPMHFNEAYAAETEFGERLVDGTFVIALAVGMSVIDVSVNATANLGYDNIRHHNPVFHGDTVFAESEVVSKRELESRDHVGIVETELRAYNQHGDLVLSLERTPMVLKRSHAEPSAAEPPGWPEGIGTQPEDC, from the coding sequence ATGACAGACGACACCGAGACCGACTCCGACTCCGACTCCAACCCCAATCAGAACGAATCGACCGACAAACAGCTCATCTCCGGCTGGCACGGGCGCTACTACGAGGATTTCGACGTAGGGGATGTCTACAAACACCCCTTCGGACGCACCGTCACCGAGACGGACAACGTCTGGCTGACCAACGTAACGATGAACCTCAACCCGATGCACTTCAACGAGGCCTACGCCGCCGAAACCGAGTTCGGCGAACGCCTCGTCGACGGCACGTTCGTCATCGCACTGGCGGTCGGCATGAGCGTCATCGACGTCTCCGTCAACGCCACCGCGAACCTCGGCTACGATAACATTCGTCACCACAACCCCGTCTTCCACGGCGACACCGTCTTCGCCGAGAGCGAGGTTGTGAGCAAACGGGAACTCGAGTCCCGCGACCACGTCGGCATCGTCGAGACGGAACTTCGGGCGTACAACCAGCACGGCGACCTCGTGCTCTCACTCGAGCGGACGCCGATGGTGTTGAAGCGCTCGCACGCCGAGCCATCGGCCGCGGAGCCGCCGGGGTGGCCAGAGGGAATTGGCACCCAGCCGGAGGACTGCTAA
- a CDS encoding CaiB/BaiF CoA transferase family protein, with protein MQALDDITVVSLESGISAPLCTRLLGDFGAEVIKVERPGLGDVNRHWDSVVYGDSSAHAWVDRNKLSIELNLKAERGTDLFHELVEEADVVVQNYSPGVVERLSVGYEDVCETNEEVIYLNVSGYGRDGPYSDRKAYDMVMQGETGLIQMNGSPDAPAKIPLSVCDINAATYGTISTLLALFHRERTGEGQEIDVTMFGGMLSWLGYFPHKYWHNDELPERIGMRHHLLTPYGPHETADGQYVNFAILSEAHWETLCEDVLESPGLLADERFATNEQRVEHRDVLEPTVESLIAEQPRDYWAERLADAGIPWGDVNELDDVLSHPQTEHLDLVKELETEEGPVKYVDTPIEFGALEFAREPMPDLGEHTADVLSALGYDADEIEALRTAEVI; from the coding sequence ATGCAGGCACTCGACGATATCACGGTCGTCAGCCTCGAAAGCGGCATCAGCGCACCGCTGTGTACACGACTGCTCGGCGACTTCGGCGCGGAAGTCATCAAGGTCGAGCGCCCCGGACTCGGCGACGTCAACCGCCACTGGGACTCGGTGGTCTACGGCGATTCCTCGGCCCACGCCTGGGTCGACCGCAACAAGCTGAGCATCGAGTTGAACCTGAAGGCCGAGCGAGGGACCGACCTCTTTCACGAACTGGTCGAAGAGGCAGATGTCGTCGTCCAGAACTACTCACCTGGCGTCGTCGAACGCCTTAGCGTCGGCTACGAGGACGTCTGTGAGACCAACGAGGAGGTCATCTATCTCAACGTCTCGGGCTACGGGCGAGACGGCCCCTACAGCGACCGCAAGGCCTACGACATGGTCATGCAGGGCGAAACCGGGCTGATCCAGATGAACGGCTCGCCGGACGCGCCGGCCAAGATACCCCTGAGCGTCTGCGACATCAACGCGGCGACCTACGGCACCATCTCGACCCTGCTCGCGCTCTTCCACCGCGAGCGAACCGGCGAGGGGCAAGAGATCGACGTCACCATGTTCGGCGGCATGCTCTCCTGGCTGGGCTACTTTCCGCACAAGTACTGGCACAACGACGAACTGCCCGAGCGGATCGGGATGCGCCACCACCTGCTGACACCCTACGGTCCCCACGAGACGGCCGACGGCCAGTACGTCAACTTCGCGATTCTCAGCGAGGCCCACTGGGAAACACTCTGCGAAGACGTACTCGAGTCCCCCGGCCTGCTCGCAGACGAGCGCTTCGCAACGAACGAGCAGCGCGTCGAGCACCGCGACGTACTCGAACCCACAGTCGAGTCGCTCATCGCCGAGCAGCCGCGAGACTACTGGGCCGAACGCCTCGCGGACGCGGGCATCCCCTGGGGTGACGTCAACGAACTCGACGACGTTCTCTCGCACCCCCAGACCGAGCATCTCGACCTCGTGAAGGAACTCGAAACCGAGGAGGGGCCCGTCAAGTACGTCGATACCCCAATCGAGTTCGGGGCACTCGAGTTCGCCCGCGAGCCGATGCCCGACCTCGGTGAGCACACGGCGGACGTTCTGTCTGCACTCGGCTACGATGCCGACGAGATCGAAGCACTTCGGACAGCGGAGGTGATCTGA
- a CDS encoding MmgE/PrpD family protein, which yields MAERNHEHANDNENERATAAAELGTFVAELSAADVPDEALRLAERAILDTVGVTLAGADTEAATAALAAVGDSSGNATVIGREETLGLTDAVFVNATAGHALDFDDVALAAMDGHPSVPMVAPLLAVGEREGASGRDVLTAYAAGFEAQCYVSRPISPGHYEGGWHATSTIGVFGAAAAVASLLDLTAAETTHALSVAASMPAGLKRNFGSTTKPIHAGQAARSGLTAALLAAEGATADPTAIGGNRGFADLYRGDDDPDFDRFPELGERWALLTDGIDVKKYPCCYYTHAAIYAASELAREQQLQPEAIDAVDVTASQGAADALHHDDPQTGLEAKFSMPYLLASALVRRSVGLAAFEAKTIAQPAVQQVRKRVSLTVDSDLPYDSNEAHVTVRTRSGETYERRQERPPGTHEEPLSTTALHEKFNMCAAHSPEAVDTGTARDALNNVRIAGNVADVLELL from the coding sequence ATGGCCGAGCGCAACCACGAGCACGCGAACGACAACGAGAACGAACGAGCCACGGCAGCCGCCGAGCTCGGCACGTTCGTCGCCGAACTCTCGGCTGCGGACGTCCCAGACGAGGCCCTTCGGCTGGCCGAGCGAGCGATCCTCGACACCGTTGGCGTGACGCTCGCGGGAGCGGACACCGAGGCCGCGACCGCAGCGCTCGCCGCTGTGGGCGACTCGTCGGGGAATGCGACGGTCATTGGACGTGAGGAAACACTCGGCCTCACGGACGCTGTCTTCGTCAACGCGACGGCCGGCCACGCACTCGACTTCGACGACGTCGCGCTGGCCGCGATGGACGGTCACCCGAGCGTCCCCATGGTCGCGCCGCTGCTCGCCGTCGGCGAGCGCGAGGGGGCAAGTGGCCGCGACGTGCTCACAGCGTACGCCGCCGGCTTCGAGGCCCAGTGCTACGTCTCGCGGCCGATCAGCCCCGGCCACTACGAGGGCGGCTGGCACGCCACGTCGACTATCGGCGTCTTCGGTGCCGCCGCGGCAGTCGCCTCGCTACTCGACCTCACTGCTGCGGAAACGACCCACGCGCTTTCGGTCGCCGCCTCGATGCCCGCCGGGCTCAAGCGGAACTTCGGCTCGACGACCAAACCGATTCACGCCGGACAGGCGGCTCGCTCTGGCCTAACCGCGGCGCTACTCGCAGCCGAGGGCGCGACGGCGGATCCGACCGCCATCGGCGGCAACCGCGGATTTGCCGACCTCTATCGCGGCGACGACGACCCCGATTTCGACCGCTTCCCCGAACTCGGCGAACGGTGGGCTCTCCTGACGGATGGTATCGACGTGAAGAAGTATCCCTGCTGTTACTACACCCACGCTGCGATTTACGCGGCAAGTGAACTCGCACGTGAGCAGCAGCTACAGCCCGAAGCCATCGATGCGGTCGACGTTACTGCCTCGCAGGGAGCAGCGGACGCGCTGCACCACGACGATCCACAGACCGGACTCGAGGCGAAGTTCTCGATGCCGTACCTGCTCGCCAGTGCGTTGGTCCGCCGGAGCGTCGGCCTTGCGGCGTTCGAGGCGAAGACCATCGCCCAGCCAGCAGTTCAGCAGGTCCGAAAGCGGGTGTCACTGACTGTCGATTCGGATCTGCCGTACGACTCGAACGAGGCACACGTCACGGTTCGAACGCGGTCAGGAGAGACGTACGAGAGACGACAGGAGCGGCCACCGGGGACCCACGAGGAACCGCTGTCGACCACAGCACTCCACGAGAAATTCAACATGTGTGCCGCGCACTCGCCCGAGGCGGTCGACACCGGGACGGCACGCGACGCGTTGAACAACGTTCGAATCGCAGGAAACGTCGCCGACGTACTCGAGTTGCTGTAG
- a CDS encoding quinone-dependent dihydroorotate dehydrogenase codes for MTLYSRVRPLAFKLPAETAHDLGKRTLRAAQSTRPTRAALSTAYQYDHPALEVDLFDTTFPNPVGIAAGFDKNAEVTHALEALGFGFVEIGTVTPYSQDGNDRPRLFRLREDEAMVNRMGFNGQGMEAVKARLEEDGTPGFPLGVNIGKMNSSTEREAIEDYRRVFDRLSPFADYVVVNVSCPNTPDEFDEASPEHLREIFETIDAENDLDVPILVKIGPDEPEESILDLVDIVQEFDVDGIVATNTSTAREGLASAKREEWGGLSGKPVEGRSTAVIRTIADHTDGDLPIIGVGGVDSAASAYRKIRAGASLVQLYTGFVYQGPSTAKRINRGLVRLLERDGFTSIEEAVGAELE; via the coding sequence ATGACGCTGTACTCGCGAGTTCGCCCCCTCGCGTTCAAACTGCCGGCCGAGACGGCCCACGACCTCGGGAAGCGAACGCTGCGGGCCGCACAGTCGACGCGACCGACGCGGGCGGCGCTATCGACTGCGTACCAGTACGACCATCCCGCACTCGAAGTCGACCTGTTCGACACCACATTTCCGAACCCCGTCGGCATCGCCGCCGGCTTCGATAAGAACGCCGAAGTAACGCACGCACTGGAGGCGCTCGGCTTCGGTTTCGTCGAGATTGGTACCGTCACCCCCTACTCGCAGGACGGCAACGACCGGCCGCGGCTATTCCGCCTGCGCGAGGACGAGGCGATGGTCAACCGTATGGGATTCAACGGGCAGGGAATGGAGGCAGTCAAGGCCCGACTCGAGGAAGACGGCACGCCGGGCTTCCCCCTCGGCGTGAACATCGGCAAGATGAACTCCTCGACCGAGCGCGAGGCCATCGAGGACTACCGGCGCGTCTTCGACCGCCTCTCGCCGTTTGCCGACTACGTCGTCGTCAACGTCTCCTGTCCGAACACGCCCGACGAGTTCGACGAGGCCTCGCCCGAGCACCTCCGGGAGATTTTCGAGACGATCGACGCGGAGAACGATTTGGACGTCCCAATCCTCGTCAAAATTGGCCCCGACGAACCCGAGGAGTCGATCCTCGACCTCGTCGACATCGTTCAGGAGTTCGACGTCGACGGAATCGTCGCCACAAATACGTCGACTGCGCGCGAGGGACTCGCCTCCGCAAAACGCGAGGAGTGGGGCGGCCTCAGCGGCAAACCCGTAGAGGGGCGCTCGACCGCAGTCATCCGGACGATTGCCGACCACACCGACGGCGACCTCCCGATCATCGGCGTCGGCGGCGTCGACTCCGCCGCGAGCGCCTACCGCAAGATTCGAGCCGGCGCATCGCTCGTCCAACTCTACACCGGCTTCGTCTACCAGGGTCCCTCGACCGCGAAGCGGATCAACCGCGGACTCGTGCGACTCCTCGAACGCGACGGCTTCACGTCGATCGAGGAGGCTGTTGGAGCCGAACTCGAGTGA
- a CDS encoding tRNA sulfurtransferase, translating to MHLPGADTVLIRHGDVNTKSNTVKRYMEDCLAENLTALLADRSIPGEVERRWNRPLIHTDEEHVEAATATAADAFGVVSASAVRTVDTAKGEICAALTEAAEACYDGGSFAVDARRADKTLPYTSEDLAREGGTAIWDAVEDEFEPEVDLDDPDLTFGVEVREDFAFIYLEKVPGPGGLPLGAQEPVIALISGGIDSPVAAYEMMRRGSPIVPVYVDLGAYGGIDHEVRAMETVRTLSRYAPNFDMQVYTVPGGETVDLLVETMEQGRMLSLRRFFYRTAEHLASRVDAHGIVTGEAVGQKSSQTLQNLGVTSRVTRLPIHRPLLTWDKADIVAKAREIDTFTQSTINAGCNRVAPDRAETNARLEPLLEYEPDDLFERAEEAARQSELVEP from the coding sequence ATGCACCTGCCGGGAGCCGATACCGTCCTCATCCGCCACGGGGACGTCAACACCAAGAGTAACACAGTCAAGCGGTACATGGAGGACTGTCTCGCGGAGAATCTTACTGCCCTCCTCGCGGACCGCTCGATCCCCGGCGAGGTCGAACGTCGGTGGAACCGACCCCTGATTCACACCGACGAAGAACACGTCGAGGCCGCCACGGCGACCGCTGCGGACGCCTTCGGCGTCGTCTCCGCAAGCGCCGTCCGAACCGTCGACACCGCGAAGGGAGAAATCTGCGCCGCGCTCACCGAGGCCGCCGAGGCGTGCTACGACGGCGGCAGCTTTGCGGTCGACGCCCGCCGCGCCGACAAGACCCTCCCCTACACGAGCGAGGACCTCGCCCGGGAGGGCGGCACCGCCATCTGGGACGCCGTCGAAGACGAGTTCGAGCCCGAAGTCGACCTCGACGACCCGGACCTCACCTTCGGCGTCGAGGTTCGGGAAGACTTCGCGTTCATCTACCTCGAGAAAGTGCCGGGACCGGGCGGACTTCCACTCGGTGCCCAGGAGCCGGTCATCGCGCTGATCAGCGGCGGGATCGATTCCCCCGTCGCAGCCTACGAAATGATGCGACGCGGCAGCCCAATCGTGCCGGTGTACGTCGATCTCGGTGCCTACGGCGGCATCGACCACGAGGTCCGCGCGATGGAAACCGTCCGAACGCTCTCGCGCTACGCACCCAACTTCGACATGCAGGTCTACACAGTTCCCGGCGGTGAGACCGTCGACCTGCTCGTCGAGACGATGGAACAGGGCCGGATGCTCTCGCTACGCCGTTTCTTCTACCGCACGGCGGAACACCTCGCAAGCCGCGTCGACGCCCACGGCATCGTCACTGGCGAAGCGGTCGGACAGAAATCGAGCCAGACACTCCAGAACCTCGGCGTCACCAGCCGCGTGACCCGACTGCCGATCCACCGCCCGCTGCTCACCTGGGACAAAGCCGACATCGTCGCCAAAGCCCGCGAGATCGACACGTTCACCCAGTCGACGATCAACGCCGGCTGTAACCGCGTCGCCCCCGACCGCGCCGAAACCAACGCCCGACTCGAGCCGCTACTCGAGTACGAACCGGACGACTTGTTCGAGCGAGCGGAAGAAGCGGCGCGACAGTCTGAACTCGTCGAGCCCTGA
- a CDS encoding methionine adenosyltransferase, which produces MSERNIRVEPIDRQAVEDQEVEIVERKGIGHPDSICDGVAESVAGALAREYLDRVGEVLHFNTDETQLVAGEAAPAFGGGEVVDPIYLLIVGRATKHYEGQTIPTETIALRAAREYLEETIPQLEYGEDIVVDVKLGEGSGDLQDVFGEDEVSVPMANDTSFGVGHAPLTETEQIVSEAEARLNGEFADENPYVGPDVKIMGKREGDTIDVTVAAAMIDEHIADLDAYADAVESVREFVSEVAAEHTDREVNVHVNTADDYEEGSIYLTVTGTSAEQGDDGSVGRGNRANGLITPNRSMSMEATSGKNPVNHIGKIYNLLSTQIAEEVVAEVDGIRDMRVRLLSQIGRPIDEPHVADIHVVTADDVELADVQDEIEAIVDDELANVTDITRKVIDGELTTF; this is translated from the coding sequence ATGAGCGAGCGGAACATTCGGGTCGAGCCAATCGACCGACAGGCAGTCGAAGATCAGGAGGTCGAAATCGTCGAGCGAAAGGGGATCGGACATCCGGACTCGATCTGTGACGGCGTCGCAGAGAGCGTTGCCGGCGCACTCGCACGCGAGTATCTGGACCGTGTCGGCGAAGTGCTGCACTTCAACACAGACGAGACGCAGCTCGTCGCCGGCGAAGCCGCCCCCGCCTTCGGCGGCGGCGAGGTCGTCGACCCCATCTATCTGCTGATCGTCGGTCGTGCGACCAAACACTACGAGGGTCAGACCATCCCGACCGAAACGATCGCACTGCGCGCAGCGCGCGAGTACCTCGAGGAGACCATCCCGCAACTCGAGTACGGCGAGGATATCGTCGTCGACGTGAAGCTCGGTGAGGGGAGTGGTGACCTGCAGGACGTCTTCGGGGAGGACGAAGTGAGCGTCCCAATGGCCAACGACACGAGCTTCGGCGTTGGTCACGCACCACTGACGGAGACGGAGCAGATCGTCTCCGAGGCCGAGGCGCGCCTGAACGGTGAGTTCGCAGACGAGAACCCATACGTCGGCCCAGACGTGAAGATTATGGGCAAGCGCGAGGGCGACACGATCGATGTTACCGTCGCGGCGGCGATGATCGACGAGCACATCGCGGACCTCGATGCGTACGCAGACGCCGTCGAATCGGTTCGCGAGTTCGTTTCCGAAGTCGCGGCCGAGCACACTGACCGGGAGGTCAACGTCCACGTCAACACGGCCGACGACTACGAGGAGGGCTCGATCTATCTCACCGTCACCGGCACCTCGGCAGAGCAGGGCGACGACGGCTCCGTCGGCCGCGGCAACCGCGCGAACGGACTCATTACGCCGAATCGCTCCATGTCGATGGAGGCGACGAGTGGCAAGAACCCGGTCAACCACATTGGCAAGATCTACAACCTGCTTTCGACGCAGATCGCCGAGGAAGTCGTCGCCGAAGTCGACGGCATCCGCGACATGCGTGTGCGCCTACTCTCCCAGATCGGCCGTCCGATCGACGAGCCACACGTCGCCGACATCCACGTCGTCACGGCTGACGACGTCGAACTCGCAGACGTTCAGGACGAGATCGAAGCGATCGTCGACGACGAACTCGCGAACGTCACAGACATTACGCGAAAGGTTATCGACGGCGAACTGACGACGTTCTAA
- the cyaB gene encoding class IV adenylate cyclase, producing MYEVEVKVPAELDRVRLLLEDGTDAEDDDGIGDEDDSTALDATPAGTVIQTDTYYDAPHRTFAETDEALRIRRERRSDSDQNRADGHDGDTRVTYKGPLVDDESKTREEAETAIGDGETFDTILSNLGFEPAATVRKERERYTVELAETDATESASTLSTDFTITLDTVDDVGEYVEVETEVESETELESARAGAYTVLESLGLDPDDQLRTSYLGLLLDA from the coding sequence ATGTACGAGGTCGAAGTGAAGGTGCCCGCGGAACTCGACCGTGTTCGGTTGCTACTCGAGGACGGAACCGATGCTGAGGACGACGACGGAATCGGAGACGAAGACGACAGCACAGCACTCGATGCGACACCGGCGGGAACGGTTATCCAGACCGACACGTACTACGATGCTCCACACCGGACGTTCGCCGAGACGGACGAAGCGCTCCGGATTCGGCGGGAACGTCGTTCAGATTCGGATCAAAACAGAGCCGACGGACACGACGGCGACACACGCGTCACCTACAAGGGACCGCTCGTCGACGACGAGTCGAAGACCCGCGAAGAGGCAGAAACTGCCATCGGTGACGGTGAAACGTTCGATACGATTCTGTCGAACCTCGGCTTCGAGCCAGCCGCGACGGTTCGCAAGGAACGCGAGCGCTACACGGTCGAACTCGCCGAGACGGACGCCACAGAGTCAGCCTCCACTCTCTCGACAGACTTCACAATTACTCTCGACACCGTCGACGACGTCGGCGAGTACGTCGAGGTCGAAACCGAGGTCGAGAGCGAGACCGAACTCGAGTCCGCCCGCGCCGGCGCGTACACTGTACTCGAATCCCTCGGCCTCGACCCTGACGATCAGCTCCGGACCTCGTATCTCGGGCTCTTGCTTGACGCCTAA